Genomic DNA from Streptomyces sp. PCS3-D2:
GAGGCCGAGCGCGCCGCAGCCGACGGAGACCGCCGTGCCCGCACGGTCGTCAAGGCCCTGCGTGAGCTGTCCTTCCAGCTCTCCGGCACCCAGCTCGGCATCACCATCACCTCCCTCGTGGTCGGCATGCTCGCCGAGCCCGCCCTCGCCGCACTGCTGGCCGGGCCGCTCTCCGCGACCGGCCTCCCGAAGGGAGCCGTCTCCGGCGTCGCCGTCGTCATCGGCATGCTGCTCGCCTCCGCCGTCCAGATGGTCGTCGGCGAGCTCGTCCCGAAGAACTGGGCGGTCTCCCGGCCCCTCCAGGTGGCCCGCTTCGTCGCCGGCCCGCAACACGTCTTCTCGCGCGTCTTCCGGCCGGTCATCGCCGGTCTCAACGCCGTCGCCAACCGGCTCGTACGGGCCCTCGGCGTGGAGCCCACCGAGGAGATGGCCTCCGCCCGCACCCCGGGTGAACTGGTTTCCCTGGTACGCCATTCGGCCCAAGCCGGCGCCCTCGAACAGGACACCGCCGACCTCTTCGTCCGGACCCTGTCGCTGGGCGAGCTCACGGCCCAGCACGTCATGACCCCCCGGGTGAAGGTCAGCGCCCTCCAGCACACGGCCACCGCGGCCGACGTGCTCAACCTGACGCGGGCCACGGGCCTGTCCCGCTTCCCCGTCTACCGCGAACGCATCGACGAGATCACCGGCGTGGTCCACCTCAAGGACGCCCTCGCCGTCGCCGAGAGCGAGCGCGACCGCATCAGCGTGGGCCGGATCTGCGTCCCCCCGCTGCTGGTGCCCGGCTCCCTGCCGGTGCAGCCGCTGCTGGAGCGGCTGCGCAGCGAACAGCCGATGGCCGTTGTCGTCGACGAGTACGGCGGCACCGCCGGCGTCGTCACCCTGGAGGACATCGTGGAGGAACTCGTCGGGGAGGTACGCGACGAGCACGACCTGGCCGAGGACGAGACCCCCGAACTCGCCGCCGTGGCCGCCGAGGACGGCCGCCCCTCCTGGGAGGCCGACGGCAGCTGCCGCGTGCAGACCCTGCGTCGGATAGGCCTGGAGGTGCCCGAGGGCCCCTACGAGACGGTCGCCGGACTCGTCGCCGACCTGCTCGGCCGGATCCCCGCCCCCGGGGACCGCGCGGATCTCCCCGGATGGAAGCTGTCCGTCCGCAGGGTCGGCCGCAACCGGGCGGAACGCGTCCGGCTGGTCCGGCTGGCGGCCGTACCCGCCGCCGGGGGGCTCCGGAAGCCCGCGGGCCCCGCCGGCGCCGCCGTGCCCGGCTCCGGCCGCCGCGGCGAGCCCGCCCCGCAGCGGGCCGAACTGGAAGGCGCCGCCCGGTGAACGCCCTCCAGCTCGTCTTCGCACTGCTCCTCGTCCTCGCCAACGGCTTCTTCGTCGGCGCCGAGTTCGCTCTGGTCTCCGTACGGCGCAGCCAGATCGAGCCGCTCGCGGCGGAGTCCAAGAGGGCCCGCCAGGTGCTCCACGGCCTGGAGAACCTGCCCCTGATGATGGCCGCCGCCCAGTTCGGCATCACCATCTGCTCGCTCACCCTCGGCGCGGTCGCCGAACCCACCGTGGCCCGGCTGCTGGAGCCCGTCTTCCACGCCGTCCACGTGCCGCAGGGGCTGATCCACCCGCTCGGGTACGCCCTCGCGCTCGCCGCCGTGATCTTCCTGCACCTGGTCATCGGCGAGATGGTCCCCAAGAACCTCGCCATGGCCGCCCCCGAGAAGACCGCCCTGTGGTTCAGCCCCGGCCTGGTCGCCTTCGCCCGCCTCTGCGGGCCGGTCACCACCGCGCTCGGGGCCTGCGCCAAGCTGGTCCTGAAGCTCTTCAAGGTCGAGCCCAAGGACGAGGTCGAGGCCGCCTACACCTCCGCCCAGCTGGGCCGGCTCCTCCAGGACTCCCGGCAGGCCGGACTCCTGGAGCAGGTCGAACAGGAGCGGCTGGAGGACGCACTGGAACTGGGCAGCCGCCCCGTCACCGACGTCCTCCTCGACCGGGAGCGCCTGGTCACGGTCGGCCCGGCCGTCACCCCGCGGCAGATCGAACAACTGACCGTGCGGACCGGCTACTCCCGGTTCCCCGTCCGGGCCGACAGCGGAGCCTTCATGGGCTACCTCCACGTCAAGGACGTACTGGACCTGGAGGATCGGGAACGAGCCGTGCCCCAGCGGGTCTGGCGCCGCATGACCACACTGTGCGCCACCGTCCCGCTGGACGACGCCCTCGGCGTCATGCGCCGCGACGCCACCCATCTGGCCCAGGTCGCGGACCAGGCGGGCCGGGTCCTCGGCCTGGTCGCCCTGGAGGACGTGCTGGAGATGCTGGTCGGAGAGGTCCGCGACCCGGCGCACCGGGTTCCGGCCTGACCGGCAAGGACAGCCCCGGCCGTCCGGGGCCGGAGGGACCGCGGCACACCGTCCTTCCGGCCCCGCCGGACGTCACAGCGGCGGCTCCTGGCGCTCCTGGGGCCCGCGGCCCGACAGGACCTCTCCATACGCCTGCATCAGATCCGGCAGCCGCAGGGTGGCCAGGTCGTCCCGCGACGGCTCGCCCGCGAAGCCCGCCAGCCGCAGGTCCCGGTAGGCGCAGCTCTTCTCGTACAGGGTGCGCAGGAAGCGGCCGTTGCCGAGCTCGTCGATCCATCCCTGCTCCACCACGTGCCCGCTGATGCTGCGCAGCTCCTCCAAGGCCTCCTCGTCCCAGTGGTCCCCGTTGGCGTCGGCCAGCACGCCGCCGATGGCGGTCAGCTCCGGCGGCCGGTAGCTGGGGAAGTCCACCCGCGTGGTGAACCGCGAGGACAGCCCCGGATTCGCCGCCAGCAGCCGGTCCATCCCGGCCGGATAGCCGGCCAGGATCACCACCAGGTGGTCCCGGTTGTCCTCGGCCCGCTTCAGGAGCACCTGCAGGGCCTCGTCGCCGTACGCATCGCCCTTGCTGTAACCGGTGTTCGACAGCGAGTACGCCTCGTCGACGAACAGCACACCGCCGATCGCCGAGTCGATCAGCTCGTTGGCCTTCACCGCGGTCTGCCCCAGGAACTCGCCCACCAGATCGGCCCGTTGGGCCTCCACCAGGTGGTCCCCGCCGAGCAGCCCGAGCGCGTAGAAGACCCGTCCGAGGATCCGCGCCACGGTGGTCTTGCCGGTACCCGAGGGGCCGGAGAACACGAAGTGTCGTTTCGGAGGCTGCACCGGCAGCCCCTGACCCGCCCTCAGCCGTGCCATGTGCAGCTGCGCGGAGAGCGCCTTCACCTGCCGTTTGACCGGTTCCAGGCCCACCATCCGCTCCAGCTCCGCCAGCGCCTCGGCCAGCGCCGCCGGGTCCGACGGCCCGGTCGGCAACCCCTCCGCCGAAGCCTGCGGCGGGACGGCCGCCTTGCGCCGCACGCCCTCCATCCGGCCGGGCGGGGGAGGCGGCGGAGCCAGCGGGTCGAGCCCCGCCGGGCCGTCCGCGGCGATGTCCTGGACGGGCCCGCCGCCGGGCGAACCGCCCAGGGCGACCGCCGCGAAGTCCCCGCCGGCCGGGGACGGGCCGTGCCCCGCATAGCCGCCGTACCCCGAATACCCGGCCAGACCCGCCAGATCGGCCATGCCGTCGGTGTCGTCACCGTCCTCGATGGCCGTCAGCCTGGCCGCGGTGTCCATGAAGGAGGGATCCACCCGGTGCACCGCCCGGTACAGAGGCAGTGCCGCCGCACTGCGCCCCGTGCCCTCGTGCGCCCGCGCCAGCCAGTACCGCAGCTCCTTGCGCTGCGGCTGCTCGCTCCGGCAGCGCATCAGCGCCGCCGACAGCAGCGGCTCCGCCTGCCCGTACATCTCCAGCCGGACCCGTGCCATACCGCCGAAGAGTCCCGCCTCGATCCCCAGCAGCGGATCGTTCACCAGCGGCTCGGTGTGCCGGACCAACTGCTCCCAGTCCTTGACCAGATAGGCCCGGCAGGCGTGCAGGAAGCGTACCTGCGCGTCGGTGTCGACGGGCGGCAACGCGGCGAGGGCCTGGTCCAGCTCCGGCACGTGGCGGCCGTCCAGCCAGTGCGAGGCGTGGGCGAGGAGCAGGTCCCGCCGGTTCTCCAGTACTGGCTGCACCCACCAGCCCAGCCAGTACCAGGAGTTCAGGGTTCTGCGGTGCCGGGTGCGCTGCTCGCCGAAGCGGTCCCGGTGCGCGTACATGCGCAATAACGCGTTGCCCGTGTCGACCCGGAGCGCGTGCAGGCCCAGCCACGCGTCGGCCATCGAGGGGTCGAGCCGCACCGCCGTCCGGAACTCCTCCTCGGCCTGCGGGTAGGCGCCCATGGTGCAGGCGTCGACCCCCCGCAACCAGGCGAGTTCGGCCGGGGCGTGCATGCTGCCCGGCGTGCCGAAATCCATCACGTCCCCCACAAGCCTGCCCCGTGGTGCGCCGCAACCCCCGCTTCGAGCGCGCGAGTTGTACCGGTGCCCCGCCTGGCGTCGCTGGAATCAGGGCTGCATCGTACCTGCGCTTTCACACCTTACGTAGGGTGCGGCGGGACCGGTTCGGTCCAGAGCCCAGGGCCTGTGCGGTAACACAGAGTGAACGTTCGGGGGGTGGATGCCGTGCGCGGGACCCCCGTCGAG
This window encodes:
- a CDS encoding hemolysin family protein; translated protein: MTIPLLLLAAAFALILANGFFVAAEFGLVTVERPEAERAAADGDRRARTVVKALRELSFQLSGTQLGITITSLVVGMLAEPALAALLAGPLSATGLPKGAVSGVAVVIGMLLASAVQMVVGELVPKNWAVSRPLQVARFVAGPQHVFSRVFRPVIAGLNAVANRLVRALGVEPTEEMASARTPGELVSLVRHSAQAGALEQDTADLFVRTLSLGELTAQHVMTPRVKVSALQHTATAADVLNLTRATGLSRFPVYRERIDEITGVVHLKDALAVAESERDRISVGRICVPPLLVPGSLPVQPLLERLRSEQPMAVVVDEYGGTAGVVTLEDIVEELVGEVRDEHDLAEDETPELAAVAAEDGRPSWEADGSCRVQTLRRIGLEVPEGPYETVAGLVADLLGRIPAPGDRADLPGWKLSVRRVGRNRAERVRLVRLAAVPAAGGLRKPAGPAGAAVPGSGRRGEPAPQRAELEGAAR
- a CDS encoding hemolysin family protein is translated as MNALQLVFALLLVLANGFFVGAEFALVSVRRSQIEPLAAESKRARQVLHGLENLPLMMAAAQFGITICSLTLGAVAEPTVARLLEPVFHAVHVPQGLIHPLGYALALAAVIFLHLVIGEMVPKNLAMAAPEKTALWFSPGLVAFARLCGPVTTALGACAKLVLKLFKVEPKDEVEAAYTSAQLGRLLQDSRQAGLLEQVEQERLEDALELGSRPVTDVLLDRERLVTVGPAVTPRQIEQLTVRTGYSRFPVRADSGAFMGYLHVKDVLDLEDRERAVPQRVWRRMTTLCATVPLDDALGVMRRDATHLAQVADQAGRVLGLVALEDVLEMLVGEVRDPAHRVPA
- a CDS encoding AAA family ATPase — protein: MDFGTPGSMHAPAELAWLRGVDACTMGAYPQAEEEFRTAVRLDPSMADAWLGLHALRVDTGNALLRMYAHRDRFGEQRTRHRRTLNSWYWLGWWVQPVLENRRDLLLAHASHWLDGRHVPELDQALAALPPVDTDAQVRFLHACRAYLVKDWEQLVRHTEPLVNDPLLGIEAGLFGGMARVRLEMYGQAEPLLSAALMRCRSEQPQRKELRYWLARAHEGTGRSAAALPLYRAVHRVDPSFMDTAARLTAIEDGDDTDGMADLAGLAGYSGYGGYAGHGPSPAGGDFAAVALGGSPGGGPVQDIAADGPAGLDPLAPPPPPPGRMEGVRRKAAVPPQASAEGLPTGPSDPAALAEALAELERMVGLEPVKRQVKALSAQLHMARLRAGQGLPVQPPKRHFVFSGPSGTGKTTVARILGRVFYALGLLGGDHLVEAQRADLVGEFLGQTAVKANELIDSAIGGVLFVDEAYSLSNTGYSKGDAYGDEALQVLLKRAEDNRDHLVVILAGYPAGMDRLLAANPGLSSRFTTRVDFPSYRPPELTAIGGVLADANGDHWDEEALEELRSISGHVVEQGWIDELGNGRFLRTLYEKSCAYRDLRLAGFAGEPSRDDLATLRLPDLMQAYGEVLSGRGPQERQEPPL